A single genomic interval of Mycolicibacterium sp. MU0053 harbors:
- a CDS encoding aromatic ring-hydroxylating dioxygenase subunit alpha codes for MAYFPKPAVGSWTENWPELGTAPVDYTDSIDPEHWKLEQQAIFRKLWLQVGRVERLPKTGSYFTREMPSVGAGTSIILVKDKDGEVRAFYNMCRHRGNKLVWNDYPNEEVSGSCRQFTCKYHAWRYSTKGDLTFIQQEDEFFDVDKADYGLRPVRCEIWEGFIFVNFDDDAEPLVDYLGDFGKGLEGYPFHEMTEVYSYRSEIKANWKLFIDAFVEFYHAPILHMKQATKEEAEKLAKIGFEALHYDIKDQHSMISSWGGMSPPKDLNMVKPIERILHSGLFGPWDRPDIKGILPDELPPAVNPARQPTWGQDSFEFFPNFTLLLWVPGWYLTYNYWPTGVDTHIFEANLYFVPPKNTRQRLSQELAAVTFKEYALQDANTLEATQTQIGTRAVTEFPLCDQEILLRHLHHTAHKYVDKYKLEQAAAEATKNNGNLKGAAHV; via the coding sequence ATGGCTTACTTTCCGAAACCGGCCGTCGGCAGCTGGACCGAGAACTGGCCCGAGCTCGGCACCGCGCCGGTCGACTACACCGACTCCATTGACCCCGAGCACTGGAAGCTGGAACAGCAGGCGATCTTCCGCAAGCTGTGGCTACAGGTCGGCCGCGTCGAGCGGCTCCCCAAGACCGGAAGCTACTTCACCCGCGAAATGCCGTCAGTGGGCGCCGGCACCTCGATCATCCTCGTCAAGGACAAGGACGGCGAGGTTCGGGCGTTCTACAACATGTGCCGGCACCGCGGCAACAAGCTGGTCTGGAACGACTACCCCAATGAGGAGGTCTCTGGCAGCTGCCGACAGTTCACCTGCAAGTACCACGCGTGGCGGTACAGCACCAAGGGCGACCTGACCTTCATCCAGCAGGAAGACGAGTTCTTCGACGTGGACAAGGCCGACTATGGCCTGCGGCCCGTGCGCTGCGAGATCTGGGAGGGCTTCATCTTCGTCAACTTCGACGATGATGCCGAACCTTTGGTCGACTACCTCGGCGACTTCGGCAAGGGCCTGGAGGGTTACCCCTTCCACGAGATGACCGAGGTCTACAGCTACCGCTCCGAGATCAAGGCGAACTGGAAGCTGTTCATCGACGCATTCGTCGAGTTCTACCACGCGCCGATCCTGCACATGAAGCAGGCAACCAAGGAAGAGGCCGAGAAGCTGGCCAAGATCGGCTTCGAGGCGCTGCATTACGACATCAAGGACCAGCACTCGATGATCTCGTCCTGGGGCGGCATGTCACCGCCGAAGGACCTCAACATGGTCAAGCCCATCGAGCGGATCCTGCACAGCGGTCTGTTCGGCCCGTGGGACCGGCCCGACATCAAGGGCATCCTGCCGGATGAGCTGCCACCGGCGGTCAACCCGGCCCGCCAGCCCACCTGGGGTCAGGACTCGTTCGAGTTCTTCCCCAACTTCACGCTGCTGCTGTGGGTTCCGGGCTGGTACCTGACCTACAACTACTGGCCGACGGGCGTGGACACCCACATCTTCGAGGCGAACCTCTACTTCGTGCCGCCGAAGAACACCCGTCAGCGGTTGAGCCAGGAGCTGGCCGCGGTGACATTCAAGGAGTACGCGCTGCAGGATGCGAATACCTTGGAGGCCACGCAGACTCAGATCGGCACCCGGGCCGTCACCGAGTTCCCGCTGTGCGATCAGGAGATCCTGCTGCGGCACCTGCACCACACCGCACACAAGTATGTCGACAAGTACAAGTTGGAACAGGCCGCCGCCGAGGCCACCAAAAACAACGGGAACCTGAAGGGAGCCGCACATGTCTGA
- a CDS encoding amidohydrolase family protein, giving the protein MHKDDMILISVDDHIIEPPDMFKNHLPAKYADEAPRLVHNADGSDTWQFRDVVIPNVALNAVAGRPKEEYGLEPQGLDEIRKGCYDPAERVKDMSAGGVLATMNFPSFPGFAARLFATDDDDFSMALVQAYNDWHIDEWCGSHPGRFIPMAIPAIWNPNLCAQEIRRVAEKGVHSLTFTENPSTLGYPSFHDLEYWRPMWEALVDTETIMNVHIGSSGKLAITAPDAPMDVMITLQPMNIVQAAADLLWSAPIKEFPTLKIALSEGGTGWIPYFLDRVDRTYEMHSTWTKQDFGGKLPSEVFREHFMTCFISDPVGVKNRHLIGVDNICWEMDYPHSDSMWPGAPEELSAVFDTYEVSDDEINKMTHENAMRLYQFEPFAHIPKDQATVGALRKSVEGHDVSIQALSHDRDPHAAVGMDALTAAAEANSSAR; this is encoded by the coding sequence ATGCACAAAGACGACATGATTTTGATTTCGGTGGACGATCACATCATCGAACCGCCGGACATGTTCAAGAACCACCTGCCGGCCAAGTACGCCGACGAGGCGCCGCGGCTGGTGCACAACGCCGACGGGTCCGATACCTGGCAGTTCCGCGATGTGGTGATCCCGAACGTGGCACTCAACGCGGTGGCCGGTCGACCCAAGGAGGAATACGGGCTGGAACCCCAGGGCCTCGATGAGATCCGCAAGGGCTGCTACGACCCCGCGGAGCGGGTCAAGGACATGAGCGCCGGCGGGGTGTTGGCCACCATGAACTTCCCGTCGTTCCCCGGATTCGCGGCGCGGCTGTTCGCCACCGACGACGACGACTTCTCGATGGCCCTGGTACAGGCCTACAACGACTGGCATATCGACGAGTGGTGCGGCAGCCACCCGGGACGCTTCATCCCGATGGCGATTCCGGCGATCTGGAACCCGAACCTGTGCGCCCAGGAGATTCGTCGTGTTGCCGAGAAGGGGGTGCACTCGCTGACTTTCACCGAAAACCCCTCCACGCTGGGCTACCCGTCCTTCCATGACCTGGAGTACTGGCGTCCGATGTGGGAAGCGCTGGTCGATACCGAGACGATCATGAACGTGCACATCGGATCCTCGGGCAAGCTGGCGATCACCGCCCCGGATGCGCCGATGGACGTGATGATCACGCTGCAGCCCATGAACATCGTGCAGGCCGCCGCGGATCTGTTGTGGTCGGCGCCGATCAAGGAGTTCCCGACGCTGAAGATCGCGTTGAGTGAGGGCGGCACGGGTTGGATTCCGTACTTCCTGGACCGGGTGGATCGCACCTACGAGATGCATTCGACCTGGACCAAACAGGACTTCGGCGGCAAGCTGCCCTCGGAGGTGTTCCGGGAGCACTTCATGACGTGCTTCATCTCCGATCCGGTGGGCGTGAAGAACCGGCACCTGATCGGGGTCGACAACATCTGCTGGGAAATGGACTACCCCCACAGCGACTCGATGTGGCCCGGGGCCCCGGAGGAACTCTCCGCGGTCTTCGACACCTATGAGGTCTCCGACGACGAGATCAACAAGATGACCCACGAGAACGCCATGCGCCTCTACCAGTTCGAACCGTTTGCACACATCCCCAAGGACCAGGCCACCGTCGGGGCGCTGCGCAAATCCGTCGAAGGGCACGATGTTTCGATTCAGGCCCTGTCGCACGACCGCGATCCCCATGCGGCCGTGGGCATGGACGCGCTGACCGCGGCCGCCGAGGCGAACTCCTCAGCCCGGTAA
- a CDS encoding acyl-CoA dehydrogenase family protein, with translation MSGGMSFDLTEDQQLIRKSVAELASKFDDHYWMTKDQEHEFPQEFYDAIAKGGWLGMTIPEQYGGHGLGITEATILAEEVARSGGAMNAASAIHLSIFGMQPVVVFGSDEMKAATLPRIVTGDLHVCFGVTEPGAGLDTSRITTFAKRDGDHYVVNGRKVWISKALESEKILLLARTTPYDDVTKKTDGMSLFLTDLDRARVDIRPIRKMGRNAVSSNELFIDDLRVPVEDRIGEEGKGFQYILHGLNPERMLIAAEALGIGRVALDRAVKYANERHVFDRPIGMNQGIQFPLADSLARLDAAELILRKATWLYDNGKPCGREANMAKYLCADAGFGAADRALQTHGGMGYSEEYNISRFFRESRLMKIAPVSQEMILNYLGSHVLGLPRSY, from the coding sequence ATGTCTGGCGGAATGAGTTTCGACCTGACCGAGGATCAGCAGCTGATCCGGAAATCGGTGGCCGAGTTGGCGTCGAAGTTCGACGACCACTACTGGATGACCAAGGACCAGGAGCACGAGTTCCCCCAGGAGTTCTACGACGCCATCGCCAAGGGCGGCTGGCTCGGCATGACCATTCCCGAGCAGTACGGCGGACACGGATTGGGCATCACCGAGGCCACCATCCTGGCCGAGGAGGTCGCGCGCTCCGGTGGTGCGATGAACGCCGCGAGCGCCATCCACCTGTCGATCTTCGGGATGCAACCGGTGGTGGTGTTCGGCTCGGACGAGATGAAGGCCGCCACGCTGCCCCGCATCGTCACGGGCGACCTGCACGTCTGCTTCGGGGTCACCGAACCCGGCGCGGGTCTGGACACCTCGCGCATCACGACCTTTGCCAAGCGGGACGGCGATCATTACGTGGTCAACGGACGCAAGGTGTGGATCTCCAAGGCGTTGGAGTCGGAGAAGATCCTGCTTTTGGCCCGGACCACCCCCTATGACGACGTCACCAAGAAGACCGACGGGATGTCACTGTTCCTCACGGATCTGGACCGCGCCCGGGTCGACATCCGGCCGATCCGCAAGATGGGCCGCAACGCAGTCTCGTCCAACGAGCTGTTCATCGACGACCTGCGGGTGCCCGTCGAGGATCGAATCGGCGAGGAGGGCAAGGGATTCCAGTACATCCTGCACGGGCTGAACCCGGAGCGGATGCTGATCGCGGCCGAGGCGCTCGGCATCGGTCGGGTGGCGCTGGACCGGGCGGTCAAGTACGCCAACGAGCGGCACGTCTTCGATCGGCCGATCGGCATGAATCAGGGCATCCAGTTCCCGTTGGCGGACTCGTTGGCCCGCCTCGACGCAGCGGAGCTGATCCTGCGCAAGGCGACCTGGCTCTATGACAACGGGAAACCGTGTGGGCGCGAGGCCAACATGGCCAAATACCTCTGCGCCGACGCCGGCTTCGGGGCCGCCGATCGTGCCCTACAGACCCACGGCGGCATGGGTTACTCCGAGGAGTACAACATCTCGCGCTTCTTCCGGGAGTCGCGCCTGATGAAGATCGCCCCGGTCAGCCAGGAGATGATCCTGAACTACCTGGGGTCCCACGTCCTGGGCCTACCGCGCAGCTACTGA
- a CDS encoding CaiB/BaiF CoA transferase family protein, with translation MQNTAPLAGITVVAMEQAISAPMCTRVLSDFGARVIKVENPKGGDFARDYDDVVNGPNGLAAHFVWANRGKESITLDLKSPAGIDILHRLLDRADALVSNLAPGALARMQLAASDLRARHPNVIPVEIDGYGPGGPISHKRAYDLLVQAESGTCAATGYPGMPAKPGPPVADVSTGLYAALSIMALLIARERHGAGTAPGVAVSLFDTMTDIMGYQLTYTQHSGIDQEPLGMSSPAVAPYGSFPTRDGQTVVLGTTNDREWQRLAREIIDRPDLADDPRYRSNSQRCAHRDTLNAAIESWCAQHDLDFIQHKADEAGIGNSRYNRPSEVIAHPQLQARDRWRQVDTPKGPISALLPPPVIEGFEQPMGAVPGLGEHTDALLTELGFDAAGIAQLREQGAIGPSYSAMTH, from the coding sequence ATGCAGAACACCGCCCCGTTGGCCGGGATCACCGTAGTGGCGATGGAACAGGCCATCTCGGCACCGATGTGCACCCGGGTGCTCTCCGACTTCGGCGCCCGCGTCATCAAGGTGGAGAACCCCAAGGGCGGGGACTTCGCCCGGGACTACGACGACGTGGTGAACGGACCGAACGGCCTTGCGGCCCACTTTGTCTGGGCCAACCGCGGCAAGGAGTCCATCACCTTGGACCTGAAGTCGCCCGCCGGCATCGACATCCTGCACCGACTGCTGGACCGCGCCGACGCGCTGGTGTCCAACCTCGCTCCCGGGGCACTGGCACGGATGCAGCTGGCGGCCTCCGACCTGCGTGCGCGGCACCCGAACGTGATCCCGGTGGAGATCGACGGTTACGGGCCCGGTGGCCCGATCTCCCACAAGCGGGCCTACGACCTGCTGGTGCAGGCGGAGTCGGGCACCTGCGCGGCGACGGGGTATCCGGGCATGCCGGCCAAGCCGGGCCCGCCGGTGGCCGACGTCTCCACCGGGTTGTATGCGGCGCTGTCGATCATGGCGCTGCTCATCGCGCGCGAGCGCCACGGTGCCGGAACCGCCCCCGGGGTGGCCGTCAGCCTGTTCGACACCATGACCGACATCATGGGCTATCAACTGACCTACACCCAGCACTCCGGGATCGATCAGGAGCCGCTCGGCATGAGTTCGCCGGCGGTGGCTCCGTACGGATCGTTCCCCACCCGCGATGGCCAGACCGTGGTGTTGGGAACCACCAACGACCGCGAGTGGCAACGGCTGGCGCGCGAGATCATCGATCGCCCCGACCTGGCCGACGATCCTCGCTACCGATCCAACTCCCAGCGCTGCGCCCACCGCGATACACTCAACGCGGCCATCGAATCCTGGTGCGCCCAACACGATCTGGACTTCATCCAACACAAGGCCGACGAGGCGGGGATCGGTAACTCCCGGTACAACCGGCCCAGCGAGGTCATCGCGCATCCACAGCTGCAGGCCCGCGATCGCTGGCGGCAGGTCGACACCCCGAAGGGGCCGATCTCGGCCTTGCTGCCGCCGCCGGTGATCGAGGGCTTCGAACAGCCCATGGGCGCGGTCCCGGGACTCGGCGAACACACCGACGCGCTGCTGACCGAACTGGGCTTCGACGCGGCGGGCATCGCGCAACTACGTGAGCAGGGCGCGATCGGGCCGTCCTATTCGGCTATGACGCACTGA
- a CDS encoding thiolase family protein: protein MRETVIVGAVRTPVGKRNGGLAQTHAADLSALVLTELAARTGLDVETVDDVIWGCVSQVGDQSSNIGRYAVLAAGWPEHIPGTTVNRACGSSQQALDFAVQAVMSGQQDVVVAGGVEVMSRVPLGAARATGMPYGPKALARYGGFEFNQGTGAEMICAKWGFDRTAVDEYAVRSHELAAAAQDAGAFADQIVPVSTEAGVVDADEGIRRGTTVEKLAGLKPAFKDDGMIHAGNSSQISDGAAALLVMTAERARDLGMTPLARYVAGAVTGADPVLMLTGPIPATEKVLRKAGLGIGDIGVFEVNEAFAPVPMAWLADTRADVDRLNPLGGAIALGHPLGASGAVLMTRMIHHMRDNGIRYGLQTMCEGGGTANATVVELV, encoded by the coding sequence ATGCGAGAAACAGTCATCGTCGGGGCGGTACGCACGCCGGTCGGCAAGCGCAACGGCGGGCTCGCCCAAACGCATGCCGCCGACCTGTCGGCACTGGTGCTGACCGAACTGGCGGCGCGCACCGGACTCGACGTCGAGACCGTCGACGACGTCATCTGGGGCTGCGTGTCCCAGGTGGGCGATCAGTCCAGCAACATCGGGCGCTACGCGGTGCTGGCAGCCGGTTGGCCCGAACACATCCCGGGGACCACGGTGAACCGGGCCTGCGGATCCAGCCAGCAGGCGCTAGATTTCGCGGTGCAAGCGGTGATGTCCGGTCAGCAGGATGTCGTGGTCGCCGGCGGCGTGGAGGTCATGAGCCGGGTCCCGTTGGGCGCCGCGCGCGCAACCGGGATGCCCTACGGCCCGAAAGCCCTTGCCCGCTATGGCGGTTTCGAGTTCAACCAGGGCACCGGCGCCGAAATGATCTGTGCGAAATGGGGCTTCGACCGGACCGCGGTCGACGAGTACGCCGTCCGCTCGCATGAACTGGCTGCCGCGGCGCAGGACGCCGGCGCGTTCGCCGATCAGATCGTGCCGGTGTCCACCGAGGCCGGCGTGGTCGACGCCGACGAGGGCATCCGGCGCGGCACCACGGTGGAGAAACTCGCCGGGCTCAAGCCGGCATTCAAAGACGACGGCATGATCCACGCCGGGAACTCCTCGCAGATCTCCGACGGTGCCGCCGCGCTGCTGGTGATGACCGCCGAGCGTGCGCGCGACCTCGGGATGACCCCGCTGGCGCGCTACGTCGCCGGCGCGGTCACCGGCGCCGATCCGGTGCTGATGCTGACCGGTCCGATCCCGGCCACCGAGAAGGTGCTGCGCAAGGCCGGTTTGGGCATTGGCGACATCGGCGTGTTCGAGGTCAACGAGGCGTTTGCGCCGGTGCCGATGGCTTGGCTGGCCGACACCAGGGCCGACGTGGACCGGCTCAACCCGCTCGGCGGGGCCATCGCACTGGGTCACCCGCTGGGTGCCTCCGGGGCGGTACTGATGACCCGGATGATTCATCACATGCGCGACAACGGCATTCGCTACGGGTTGCAGACCATGTGCGAGGGCGGCGGCACGGCCAACGCCACCGTGGTCGAGCTCGTCTAG
- a CDS encoding acyl-CoA dehydrogenase family protein produces MRRTLFTDDAEAFDGFRDLARSFIEKEVVPAYPHWEKAGRMPREAFAKLGATGMMGMAIPEEYGGGGQPDYRYNVVLQEEAARALVTLSTVRTQLEVILPYFLHYANEEQRQRWFPGLAAGTLLTAVAMTEPGTGSDLAGVRTTARLDGDHYVLNGAKTFITGGMQADLVIVVARTSTDPENRRRGLTLLVVEDGMPGFERGRELEKMGCKVQDTAELSFTDVRVPITNRLGEEGEAFSYLGHNLAQERLTVAVGSVAQARSAIVAAIDYTKTRKAFGTPVASFQNTKFELASCSAEVEAAQAMLDQAVAEHVEGELSGADAARVKLFCTEMQARVVDRCLQLFGGYGYMMEYPIARLYTDARVARIYAGTSEVMKVIIAKSLGL; encoded by the coding sequence GTGCGTCGCACGCTGTTCACCGACGATGCCGAGGCATTCGACGGCTTTCGGGACCTGGCTCGCTCCTTCATCGAGAAGGAGGTCGTGCCGGCGTACCCGCATTGGGAGAAGGCCGGCCGGATGCCACGCGAGGCGTTCGCCAAGCTCGGCGCCACCGGGATGATGGGCATGGCCATCCCCGAGGAGTACGGCGGTGGCGGGCAACCGGACTACCGCTACAACGTGGTGTTGCAGGAGGAGGCGGCCCGCGCCCTCGTCACGCTCTCGACGGTGCGCACGCAACTCGAGGTGATCCTGCCGTACTTCCTGCACTACGCCAACGAGGAACAACGCCAGCGGTGGTTCCCGGGGCTGGCGGCGGGCACACTGCTGACGGCGGTCGCGATGACCGAGCCCGGTACCGGGTCCGATCTGGCCGGGGTACGGACCACCGCGCGACTCGACGGCGACCATTACGTGCTCAACGGCGCGAAGACCTTCATCACCGGCGGGATGCAGGCCGACCTGGTGATCGTCGTCGCCCGCACGTCGACCGACCCCGAGAACCGGCGGCGCGGCCTCACCCTGCTCGTCGTCGAGGACGGCATGCCGGGGTTCGAACGCGGCCGCGAGCTGGAGAAGATGGGCTGCAAGGTCCAGGACACCGCCGAACTGTCGTTCACCGATGTCCGGGTGCCGATCACCAACCGGCTGGGGGAGGAGGGGGAGGCCTTCTCCTATCTGGGGCACAACCTGGCCCAGGAACGCCTCACCGTCGCGGTCGGCTCCGTCGCGCAGGCGCGTTCGGCGATCGTCGCGGCCATCGACTACACCAAGACCCGCAAGGCCTTCGGCACACCCGTGGCGTCGTTCCAAAACACCAAATTCGAACTGGCGTCCTGCTCCGCGGAGGTCGAGGCCGCGCAGGCGATGCTCGATCAGGCGGTGGCCGAGCACGTCGAGGGCGAGCTGTCCGGTGCCGACGCGGCCCGAGTCAAACTGTTCTGCACCGAGATGCAGGCCCGGGTCGTGGACCGCTGCCTACAGCTTTTCGGCGGCTACGGCTACATGATGGAGTATCCGATCGCGCGGTTGTACACCGACGCTCGGGTGGCCCGCATCTATGCGGGTACCAGCGAGGTCATGAAGGTGATCATCGCCAAATCGCTCGGTCTCTGA
- a CDS encoding TetR/AcrR family transcriptional regulator, protein MTSARPYATLLAKGEDRKLRILAAAQRLLTQSGWRHTSLAQIAREAGVSAAGLLHHFESKEQLLHAVVDARDADDDSHADRSGDLLEQIARAGDRVDRAPELVGTYSVLLVENLMPDAPLHDRLLARQQAAVEIVAGLIRRGQASGKYRSDIDPALKAVQIVSLVNGLEISWLLDPSIPLQEALREYAKSLGEEFAPKGTS, encoded by the coding sequence GTGACATCTGCCAGGCCTTATGCGACGTTGCTCGCCAAAGGTGAGGACCGCAAGCTCCGGATTCTCGCCGCCGCGCAGCGGTTGCTCACCCAGAGCGGCTGGCGGCACACCTCGCTCGCGCAGATTGCCAGGGAGGCCGGCGTCAGCGCCGCGGGCCTCCTGCATCACTTCGAGTCCAAAGAACAGCTGCTGCATGCGGTGGTGGATGCTCGCGACGCCGATGACGACTCGCACGCCGATCGGTCCGGAGACCTCCTCGAGCAGATTGCCCGCGCGGGAGATCGGGTCGACCGCGCCCCCGAACTCGTCGGTACGTACTCGGTACTACTGGTGGAAAACCTGATGCCGGATGCCCCGCTGCATGACCGTCTGTTGGCCAGACAGCAGGCCGCAGTGGAGATCGTGGCCGGCCTCATCCGTCGGGGCCAGGCATCGGGGAAGTACCGCAGTGACATCGACCCAGCGCTCAAGGCCGTGCAAATCGTGTCCCTCGTCAACGGATTGGAAATCTCATGGTTGCTGGATCCATCAATACCGCTGCAGGAAGCGTTGCGCGAGTACGCAAAGTCGCTGGGGGAGGAATTCGCCCCGAAAGGCACATCGTGA
- a CDS encoding ferredoxin yields the protein MVKKVEVDFELCEANGVCMGIIPEVFELDDDDYLHVLTDEVTPENEEQIREAVRQCPRQAITIRE from the coding sequence ATGGTGAAGAAGGTAGAGGTCGACTTCGAACTCTGTGAGGCCAACGGGGTGTGCATGGGCATCATCCCGGAGGTATTCGAACTCGACGACGATGATTATCTGCACGTCCTCACCGACGAGGTGACGCCCGAGAACGAGGAGCAGATCCGCGAGGCCGTGCGGCAGTGCCCGCGGCAGGCGATCACGATCCGGGAGTAA
- a CDS encoding cytochrome P450, whose product MTKPQVIFDPFSDEYFDDPYDIYLRMQDEAPVYYSEELDFFALTRHADVAAALKDHETYSSARGCDLAMVTSEEGPQKLVMFMDPPDHRVMRSLVNKAFTPRAIQSQRETVEHLIDHYLSQADPDNFDVVQDFSGPFPVEVITRMAGVPEEYGQQVRHWIDTSLTREPGNIGYTEAGMAAAIESGMYYYKLAQERRANPQDDMLSRLIAAEILAEDGQLRKLDDVEIAGFASLLGGAGAETVTKLLGNAMVTFAKNPDQWQKLLDDRSKVPAAVEEMLRFDGPVHYNVRFTLKETQLHGVTIPAGKPVFLMYAAANRDPRAFTDAHVFDIDRDRSEAQNLGLGYGIHSCLGAALARLETTIAMERLLDFMPRYEVKWEGLTKVKMQNVGGYNRVPVKVLR is encoded by the coding sequence ATGACCAAGCCCCAGGTCATCTTCGACCCGTTTTCAGACGAATACTTCGACGATCCCTACGACATCTATCTGCGGATGCAGGACGAGGCTCCGGTCTACTACAGCGAGGAATTGGACTTCTTCGCGCTGACCCGGCACGCCGATGTCGCGGCGGCGCTGAAGGACCACGAGACCTACTCCTCGGCCCGCGGCTGCGACCTGGCGATGGTGACCTCCGAAGAGGGACCACAGAAGCTGGTCATGTTCATGGATCCGCCGGACCACCGGGTGATGCGGAGCCTGGTGAACAAGGCGTTCACCCCGCGGGCGATCCAGTCGCAGCGCGAGACGGTCGAGCATTTGATCGACCACTATCTGAGCCAGGCCGACCCCGACAACTTCGACGTGGTCCAAGATTTCTCCGGCCCGTTCCCGGTCGAGGTGATCACCCGGATGGCCGGGGTGCCCGAGGAGTATGGGCAGCAGGTGCGGCACTGGATCGACACCTCGCTGACCCGGGAACCGGGCAACATCGGCTACACCGAGGCCGGCATGGCGGCCGCCATCGAATCGGGCATGTATTACTACAAGCTGGCGCAGGAGCGGCGCGCCAACCCGCAGGACGACATGCTGAGTCGGCTGATTGCCGCGGAGATCCTCGCCGAGGACGGTCAGCTGCGCAAGCTCGACGACGTCGAGATCGCCGGATTCGCCTCACTGCTCGGTGGCGCCGGCGCCGAAACCGTCACCAAACTCCTCGGCAACGCGATGGTGACCTTCGCCAAGAACCCGGACCAGTGGCAGAAGTTGCTCGACGACCGCAGCAAGGTGCCGGCCGCGGTGGAAGAGATGTTGCGCTTCGACGGTCCGGTGCACTACAACGTGCGCTTCACCCTCAAGGAAACACAACTGCACGGCGTCACCATTCCGGCAGGCAAACCGGTGTTCCTGATGTATGCCGCGGCCAACCGGGACCCGCGGGCGTTCACCGACGCGCATGTCTTCGACATTGACCGCGACCGTAGCGAGGCGCAGAACCTCGGCCTCGGGTACGGCATCCACAGCTGCCTCGGGGCGGCGCTGGCCCGCCTGGAAACAACGATCGCCATGGAACGACTGCTCGACTTCATGCCCCGTTACGAGGTGAAATGGGAGGGTCTGACGAAGGTGAAGATGCAGAATGTCGGTGGCTACAACCGCGTCCCAGTGAAGGTCTTGCGCTGA
- a CDS encoding NAD(P)-dependent oxidoreductase — protein MKVGFVGAGRMGTPMIERLLGAGHDVVALGRSDEKRTALRDLGATAVAEVTAVAVGAEVVVVCVFTDDQVRELCLDAPAGNGLLAAMQPGSVLVLHTTGSPATAGAVAEVAAARGIGVIDAPVSGGPHDIAAGAITLYLGGSDAAVATARPALAAYGEPVVHVGPLGCGQKMKLINNTVFAAQIGLVAEAAKLAEHLGIEESAMLAALPHGSGASRAMGNIARAGSTAGFVTAVGEFLDKDVTVVRRTAAELGTDLGRLEALVDAGLGR, from the coding sequence ATGAAGGTGGGCTTCGTCGGGGCGGGCCGGATGGGCACGCCCATGATCGAACGGTTGCTCGGTGCCGGCCACGACGTCGTCGCGCTGGGCCGATCCGACGAGAAACGCACGGCCCTCCGCGATCTCGGCGCCACCGCGGTCGCCGAGGTAACCGCGGTCGCCGTCGGCGCCGAGGTGGTCGTGGTGTGCGTGTTCACCGATGACCAGGTGCGCGAACTCTGCCTCGACGCGCCCGCCGGGAACGGATTACTTGCAGCGATGCAGCCGGGTTCGGTGCTGGTGCTGCACACCACGGGCAGCCCCGCTACGGCCGGCGCAGTGGCCGAGGTCGCCGCCGCGCGGGGGATCGGCGTGATCGACGCGCCGGTCAGCGGCGGCCCACACGACATCGCGGCCGGAGCGATCACGCTGTACCTCGGGGGCAGCGATGCTGCGGTGGCAACAGCCCGGCCGGCGCTGGCGGCCTACGGGGAACCCGTCGTCCACGTCGGGCCGCTGGGCTGCGGTCAGAAGATGAAGCTGATCAACAACACCGTGTTCGCCGCCCAGATCGGGCTGGTCGCCGAGGCGGCGAAGCTCGCCGAACACCTCGGAATCGAGGAATCCGCGATGCTCGCGGCACTGCCACACGGCAGCGGCGCCAGCCGGGCGATGGGCAACATTGCCCGCGCCGGATCGACCGCGGGGTTCGTCACCGCCGTCGGCGAGTTCCTCGACAAGGACGTGACCGTAGTTCGGCGCACCGCAGCGGAACTCGGCACGGACCTGGGTCGGCTCGAAGCCCTCGTCGACGCCGGACTCGGCAGGTGA